A part of Candidatus Methylomirabilis tolerans genomic DNA contains:
- a CDS encoding helix-turn-helix domain-containing protein: MNKCLLRVDEAAMLLSVSRWTIYRWVQEGRLEATKVGKGSLRIFQISVASLIEQNRTWDVKPSENQLNLSPR; this comes from the coding sequence ATGAACAAGTGTCTATTGCGTGTCGATGAAGCGGCGATGCTGCTCAGCGTCAGCCGATGGACCATTTATCGTTGGGTGCAGGAAGGCCGATTGGAGGCGACCAAGGTCGGAAAAGGGAGTCTCCGCATCTTTCAGATCTCTGTGGCTTCGCTGATCGAGCAAAACCGGACATGGGACGTCAAACCCAGCGAGAATCAGTTGAACCTCTCACCCCGCTAA